Below is a genomic region from Persicimonas caeni.
CGACTTACTCTCAACCACGCTCGACCACCTGCGCGAGCTCGTCGCCTGCGACACGCAGAACCCGCCGCGCCAGATCGCCGATAGCGGCATCATCCGCTATCTGCGTGCCCGGCTTGCCACCTTCGACCTCGAGTTCGAAGACCATGGCGAGGGTTGCCAGAGCTTGCTCGCCGTTCGCGGCGAGCCGCGCGTCTTGTTCAACTTTCACATCGACACCGTTCCGGCGTCGGAGAAGTGGGAGACCGACCCCTTCGACCTCGTCGTCGACGACGAGCGCGCGGTGGGGTTGGGCGCGTGCGATATCAAGGGCGCCGCGGCGTGCATGCTCGCGGCGGTCGAGGAGACCGACGGGGACGTCGCGCTCCTGTTCACCAGCGACGAGGAGGCCGGCTCGAGCCGGTGCGTGCGCCAGTTTCTGAAGCGCCGCCGCGACTACGACGCGGTCATCGTCGCCGAGCCGACGCAGGCCGAGGCCGTGCTCGAGCACCGCGGCATCGCCACCTACACGGGCACCTTTCACGGCATCGCCGGGCACGCCTCCGACCGCCGCGCGCTCGAGGACAGCGCGGTGCATCGCGCCGTGCGCTGGGCGGAGGCTGCGCTGGAGTACGCCGAGCGAAACGAGCGCACCTCTTACAAGAGCCTGAGCGGCATTCGCTTCAACCTCGGCGTCTTCGAAGGCGGCATCAAGCCCAATATCATCGCGCCGTCGGCGACGGTGCGCTTTGGGTTTCGGCCGCTTCCCGACCAGGACGCCGAGGCCGTCATGGCCGACTTCGAGGCGCTGGCCCCGACCGACGCGCACGTCGAGTGGGCGCCGGGCTTTTACGGCCCGACGCTGCCGGCCGAAGGCGGCAAGGGCAAAGGCGAAGTCGCCGCCGACGCACGTCGGCTGGCCGACGACCTCGGTTTGCCCGTCGGCGATCCGGTCGATTTTTGGACGGAGGCCTCGCTCTTCTCCGAGGCGGGTTTTACTTCGCTGGTGTACGGTCCGGGTGATATCGCCCAGGCCCATACCGCCGGCGAATGGGTCGCCCTGGAGCAGTTGAAACGCGTCGCCGAGACCTATCGGCGTCTCCTGTCGTAACGCAGAAGCCCCGCATGAAAGAAACACGCAACACAATCGTTCGGCTGCTGAGCAATATCGGCAGCCGCAAAGAGGTCGAGCAGTACCTGAAGCGCTTTTCGAGCGTGGAGTCGACCCGCTTTGCGGTGGTCAAAGTCGGCGGGGCGATCCTGCGCGACGACCTCGAGAACCTGGTCTCGTCGCTCAGCTTTTTGTACCGCGTCGGCCTCTACCCGATCGTCATCCACGGCGGCGGCGTCCAGCTCAACGAGGCCCTCGACGCCGAGGGGATCGAGACCGAGCGCGTCGACGGCATGCGCGTGACTTCGCCCGAGGTGCTCGAGGTCGCCCGCAAGGTCTTCCAGCGCGAAAACTGGCGCCTCGTCGAGGCGCTCGAAGAGCTCGGCACCCGCGCCCGGCCCATCCCGAGCGGGGTCTTCCAGGCCGACTTCATGGACGAGGAGCGCTTCGGGCTGGTCGGCGAGGTCACTGACATCGACCTCGACCCGATTCGCTCGAGCATCCGCTCGGGACACCTGCCGATCCTGTCGAGCTTGGGCGAAACCCCGGGCGGCCAAATCCTCAACGTCAACGCTGACGTCGCGGCCAACAAACTCGCGCTGCGCATCGAGCCGTTTAAGATCATCTTTTTGACCGGCACCGGCGGCCTGCTCGACAACTACGGACGCATCATCCCATCGGTCAACTTGGCCGAGGACTTCGACCACCTGATGAATCAGGACTGGGTCCAGGGCGGCATGCGCCTGAAGATCCAACAGATCAACTCGCTTCTGAACGAGCTTCCGCTCTCCTCGTCGGTCTCCATCACCAACCCGGAGCACCTGGCCAAGGAGCTGTTCACCCACCGCGGCTCCGGCACGCTGGTGCGCCGCGGCGAGCAGATCTTGTGTCACGACGGTATGGACGGAGTCGACCGCGAGAACCTCTCCGAGCTCATCGCCGCCTGCTTCGGGCGCCCGCTGACCGACAATTACTTCGACAAGAAGTCGTTCTATCGCACCTACGTCTCCGAGTCGTACCGGGCCACCGCCGTGCTCACGCAGGAGGGAGGCATCCCGTACCTCGACAAGATCGGGGTCACCGAAGAGGCGCAAGGCGAAGGCCTCGGCGGCTCGATTTGGCTGCGCATGAAGGACGAAAACCCCAAGCTCTTCTGGCGCTCGCGCGTCGAAAACCCGATCAACGGCTGGTACTTCGAGGAGGCTCAGGGAAGCTTCCGGCAGGGCAAATGGGTCGTCTTCTGGTACGGCATGGAGTCCTTCGAAGAGATGAAACAATGCGTCGACACGGCGCTCGACATGCCCGAAACACTCCTCCCCCGTGAGGGAGGTGGCGGCGAAGCGTAAGCGAAGCCGTCGCAGGGGCCCCCAGAAAGCAATTGAGTACACCAATGACCACCAAAACGATCGGAATCGTCGGCGCGCGTGGCTACACGGGCGCCGAGTTGATCACGCTGCTCACCGCCCACTCGGGCTTCGAGCTCACCTACGTCAGCTCCCGCGAGCTCGCCGGCGAGCGCCTGGCCGACCACGTCGACGCCTACGACGGCGAGCTTCGCTTCGAGGAGCTCTCGCCCGACGACGTCGCCGAGTACGCCGCCGACGTCTGCGTGCTCGCCCTGCCGAACGGCATCTCCGGGGCGTTCATCGACGCCATCGAGCGCGAGTGCCCCGACACGGTCATCCTCGACCTGAGCTCGGACCACCGCTTCGACGACACCTGGACCTACGGGCAGACCGAGCGGTTTCGCGAGCAGCTCAAGGGCGCCACGCGCATCTCGAATCCCGGCTGCTACGCCACGGGCATGCAGCTCGGCCTGGCGCCGGTGGTCGACCTGGCCATCGCACCGCCGCAGGCGTTCGGCGTGTCGGGCTACAGCGGCGCAGGCACCAAGCCGTCGCCGAAGAACGACCTCGAGGTCCTGAGCGACAACCTGATGCCCTACAGCCTGACCGGCCACACCCACGAGAAGGAGGTGAGCCGGCATCTGGGTAGCCAGATCTACTTCACGCCGCACGTCGCGCCGTTTTTCCGGGGCATCACGCTCACGCTGTCGGTCCAGCTTGGCCGACCCAAGAGCGCCGAGCAGATCCGCGCGCTCTTCGACGAAGCCTACGCCGACGAGCCCCTCGTCGAACTGGTCGACGATATCCCGCTGGTCAAAGACAACGCTGGCGAGCACGCCGTGCGCATCGGCGGCATCTCGGTCGACGACAACGGCGAGCACCTGGTGGTCGTGGTCACGCTGGACAACCTGCTCAAGGGAGCGGCCACGCAGGCGCTGCAGAATATCAACCTGGCGTGTGGGTTTGGTGAGTTGGAGGGCATCCGATGAGTTCGCCACTTTGGGATAAAGGAAACGCCGAGATTGACGCGCGCATCATGCGCTTTTGCGCAGGCGAAGACGTCGTGCTCGACCGTCAACTCTTCCTGTACGACATCCAGGCATCGAAGGCGCACGTGCGCGGCCTGGAGCGCATCGAGCTGTTGAGTGAGGAGGAGCGCGACAGCCTGCTCGAGGGGCTCGACGCACTCGCAGGCGAGTTCGAGCGCGGCGAGTTCGTGCTCGACGAGCGCTTCGAGGATGGCCACTCGGCCATCGAGGCGTACCTGACCGACAAGCTCGGCGACGTAGGCCGCAAGGTGCACACCGGGCGTAGCCGAAACGACCAGGTGCTGGTCGCCTCGCGCCTCTACCTTCGCGACACGCTCGACGAGCTCGCCAAGCACTGCAAGCGCGCCGCCGAGATCTGCCTGGAGCGCGCCGCCAACGACGACGTGCCGATGCCCGGCTACACGCACCTGCAGCGCGCGGTGCCGTCGTCGACCGGCATGTGGTTCGCTGCTTTTGCCGAGGCGTTCATCGACAACGCTCGGCTGGCCAAGCACACCCGCACCTTCGTCGACTCGAATCCGCTGGGCACCGCCGCCGGCTACGGCGTCAACCTGCCGCTCGACCGCGACGGGGTGACCGACGAACTCGACTTCGAGCGCGTGCAACTCTCGCCGATTTACGCGCAGAATAGCCGCGGCAAATTCGAGCTGCAGGCGCTCATGGCGCTGGGCCAAGCGCTACTCGACGTACGCCGACTCGCCTGGGACTTGAGCCTCTTTACGACCCGCGAGTTCAGCTTCGTCGAGCTGCCGGACCGGTTCACCACCGGCTCGTCGATCATGCCGAACAAGCGAAATCCCGACGTCGTCGAGCTCTTGCGCGCGAGCTATGGCGTCGTCCAGGGA
It encodes:
- a CDS encoding acetylornithine deacetylase; protein product: MSDLLSTTLDHLRELVACDTQNPPRQIADSGIIRYLRARLATFDLEFEDHGEGCQSLLAVRGEPRVLFNFHIDTVPASEKWETDPFDLVVDDERAVGLGACDIKGAAACMLAAVEETDGDVALLFTSDEEAGSSRCVRQFLKRRRDYDAVIVAEPTQAEAVLEHRGIATYTGTFHGIAGHASDRRALEDSAVHRAVRWAEAALEYAERNERTSYKSLSGIRFNLGVFEGGIKPNIIAPSATVRFGFRPLPDQDAEAVMADFEALAPTDAHVEWAPGFYGPTLPAEGGKGKGEVAADARRLADDLGLPVGDPVDFWTEASLFSEAGFTSLVYGPGDIAQAHTAGEWVALEQLKRVAETYRRLLS
- a CDS encoding acetylglutamate kinase, producing the protein MKETRNTIVRLLSNIGSRKEVEQYLKRFSSVESTRFAVVKVGGAILRDDLENLVSSLSFLYRVGLYPIVIHGGGVQLNEALDAEGIETERVDGMRVTSPEVLEVARKVFQRENWRLVEALEELGTRARPIPSGVFQADFMDEERFGLVGEVTDIDLDPIRSSIRSGHLPILSSLGETPGGQILNVNADVAANKLALRIEPFKIIFLTGTGGLLDNYGRIIPSVNLAEDFDHLMNQDWVQGGMRLKIQQINSLLNELPLSSSVSITNPEHLAKELFTHRGSGTLVRRGEQILCHDGMDGVDRENLSELIAACFGRPLTDNYFDKKSFYRTYVSESYRATAVLTQEGGIPYLDKIGVTEEAQGEGLGGSIWLRMKDENPKLFWRSRVENPINGWYFEEAQGSFRQGKWVVFWYGMESFEEMKQCVDTALDMPETLLPREGGGGEA
- the argC gene encoding N-acetyl-gamma-glutamyl-phosphate reductase, whose amino-acid sequence is MTTKTIGIVGARGYTGAELITLLTAHSGFELTYVSSRELAGERLADHVDAYDGELRFEELSPDDVAEYAADVCVLALPNGISGAFIDAIERECPDTVILDLSSDHRFDDTWTYGQTERFREQLKGATRISNPGCYATGMQLGLAPVVDLAIAPPQAFGVSGYSGAGTKPSPKNDLEVLSDNLMPYSLTGHTHEKEVSRHLGSQIYFTPHVAPFFRGITLTLSVQLGRPKSAEQIRALFDEAYADEPLVELVDDIPLVKDNAGEHAVRIGGISVDDNGEHLVVVVTLDNLLKGAATQALQNINLACGFGELEGIR
- the argH gene encoding argininosuccinate lyase, which gives rise to MSSPLWDKGNAEIDARIMRFCAGEDVVLDRQLFLYDIQASKAHVRGLERIELLSEEERDSLLEGLDALAGEFERGEFVLDERFEDGHSAIEAYLTDKLGDVGRKVHTGRSRNDQVLVASRLYLRDTLDELAKHCKRAAEICLERAANDDVPMPGYTHLQRAVPSSTGMWFAAFAEAFIDNARLAKHTRTFVDSNPLGTAAGYGVNLPLDRDGVTDELDFERVQLSPIYAQNSRGKFELQALMALGQALLDVRRLAWDLSLFTTREFSFVELPDRFTTGSSIMPNKRNPDVVELLRASYGVVQGAMAELQSLLSLSSGYHRDLQASKPPVLRAMTRGLDALAIVSELLGALEFDAERMAEAIEPEMYATDRAVELARDGVPFREAYRQVAGAWDELASRTPQQSLDARTSPGGAADLRLDVLRERLANL